One genomic segment of Gossypium arboreum isolate Shixiya-1 chromosome 3, ASM2569848v2, whole genome shotgun sequence includes these proteins:
- the LOC108476797 gene encoding probable beta-1,4-xylosyltransferase IRX9H isoform X1 has product MASIRRTLSPAYHDRSYQNGAGFPSPSNKFLPNGSSKHFSSSSHLPFLFNVVNIVYRKGWRRSFCRCLFFFVIGFVFGIAPFGYSDTDVRAKDFTFPELKPPHATLRFDDQIVTSVSLSVNTKLLEPKESTDIIEPLKQLIVVTPTYNRGFQAYFLNRLGQVLRLVKPPLVWIVVEEKAASHETAEILRKTGVMYRHVLCAFNSSSVKDPRVHQRNAALEHIERHKLDGIVFFADDDNVYTLELFESLRTISRFGTWPVAMLAQSKNKAILEGPVCNASKVIGWHTNDKSKRIRRFYVDMSGFAFNSSILWDPKRWARPSSNPIRQLDTVKEGFQESTFIEQVVEDESQMEGIPHGCSRIMNWHLHLHTDNLFYPKGWLLEKNLEVILPIK; this is encoded by the exons ATGGCTTCGATCCGTCGGACTCTTTCGCCGGCATATCATGATCGTTCGTATCAGAACGGCGCCGGATTCCCCTCTCCCTCTAACAAGTTTTTACCCAACGGTAGCAGTAAACATTTCTCCTCCTCTTCGCATTTACCCTTTTTATTCAACGTCGTAAATATAGTGTACCGCAAAGGGTGGCGGCGGTCTTTCTGCAGGTGTCTCTTCTTTTTTGTAATAGGGTTTGTCTTCGGAATTGCTCCGTTCGGATACTCCGATACCGATGTCCGAGCCAAGGATTTTACTTTCCCCGAACTCAAACCGCCACATGCCACCCTCCGATTCGACGATCAGATTGTTACTTCTGTTTCATTGAGCGTTAATACGAAATTGTTGGAACCGAAGGAATCGACCGATATAATCGAGCCGTTAAAGCAGTTAATCGTTGTCACGCCGACTTATAATCGGGGATTTCAAGCGTATTTCTTGAACAGGTTAGGGCAAGTTTTGAGGTTAGTGAAGCCGCCGTTGGTTTGGATAGTGGTGGAGGAGAAAGCGGCGTCGCATGAGACTGCAGAGATTTTGAGGAAAACCGGGGTTATGTATCGGCACGTGTTATGTGCGTTCAACTCTAGCAGCGTGAAGGATCCAAGGGTTCATCAAAGAAACGCCGCTTTGGAACATATCGAACGGCATAAGCTCGATGGGATCGTGTTTTTCGCCGACGACGACAATGTCTACACGCTCGAGTTGTTTGAAAGCTTGAGAACTATCAG CCGTTTCGGAACTTGGCCTGTTGCCATGCTTGCACAAAGCAAAAACAAGGCAATTCTGGAAGGTCCAGTATGCAATGCAAGTAAAGTAATTGGAtggcacacaaatgataaaagtAAAAGAATCCGTAGGTTTTATGTTGATATGTCAGGATTTGCTTTCAACAGCTCTATATTGTGGGATCCAAAAAGATGGGCGCGTCCCTCCTCAAACCCAATTCGACAGTTAGACACAGTGAAGGAGGGTTTCCAA GAAAGCACATTTATAGAGCAAGTGGTGGAAGATGAAAGTCAAATGGAAGGTATACCACATGGTTGTTCAAGGATTATGAACTGGCATCTCCATTTACATACGGACAATCTTTTTTATCCCAAAGGCTGGTTACTAGAGAAGAATCTAGAGGTTATTTTGCCTATTAAGTGA
- the LOC108476797 gene encoding probable beta-1,4-xylosyltransferase IRX9H isoform X2, giving the protein MASIRRTLSPAYHDRSYQNGAGFPSPSNKFLPNGSSKHFSSSSHLPFLFNVVNIVYRKGWRRSFCRCLFFFVIGFVFGIAPFGYSDTDVRAKDFTFPELKPPHATLRFDDQIVTSVSLSVNTKLLEPKESTDIIEPLKQLIVVTPTYNRGFQAYFLNRLGQVLRLVKPPLVWIVVEEKAASHETAEILRKTGVMYRHVLCAFNSSSVKDPRVHQRNAALEHIERHKLDGIVFFADDDNVYTLELFESLRTISRFGTWPVAMLAQSKNKAILEGPVCNASKVIGWHTNDKSKRIRRFYVDMSGFAFNSSILWDPKRWARPSSNPIRQLDTVKEGFQESTFIEQVVEDESQMEEF; this is encoded by the exons ATGGCTTCGATCCGTCGGACTCTTTCGCCGGCATATCATGATCGTTCGTATCAGAACGGCGCCGGATTCCCCTCTCCCTCTAACAAGTTTTTACCCAACGGTAGCAGTAAACATTTCTCCTCCTCTTCGCATTTACCCTTTTTATTCAACGTCGTAAATATAGTGTACCGCAAAGGGTGGCGGCGGTCTTTCTGCAGGTGTCTCTTCTTTTTTGTAATAGGGTTTGTCTTCGGAATTGCTCCGTTCGGATACTCCGATACCGATGTCCGAGCCAAGGATTTTACTTTCCCCGAACTCAAACCGCCACATGCCACCCTCCGATTCGACGATCAGATTGTTACTTCTGTTTCATTGAGCGTTAATACGAAATTGTTGGAACCGAAGGAATCGACCGATATAATCGAGCCGTTAAAGCAGTTAATCGTTGTCACGCCGACTTATAATCGGGGATTTCAAGCGTATTTCTTGAACAGGTTAGGGCAAGTTTTGAGGTTAGTGAAGCCGCCGTTGGTTTGGATAGTGGTGGAGGAGAAAGCGGCGTCGCATGAGACTGCAGAGATTTTGAGGAAAACCGGGGTTATGTATCGGCACGTGTTATGTGCGTTCAACTCTAGCAGCGTGAAGGATCCAAGGGTTCATCAAAGAAACGCCGCTTTGGAACATATCGAACGGCATAAGCTCGATGGGATCGTGTTTTTCGCCGACGACGACAATGTCTACACGCTCGAGTTGTTTGAAAGCTTGAGAACTATCAG CCGTTTCGGAACTTGGCCTGTTGCCATGCTTGCACAAAGCAAAAACAAGGCAATTCTGGAAGGTCCAGTATGCAATGCAAGTAAAGTAATTGGAtggcacacaaatgataaaagtAAAAGAATCCGTAGGTTTTATGTTGATATGTCAGGATTTGCTTTCAACAGCTCTATATTGTGGGATCCAAAAAGATGGGCGCGTCCCTCCTCAAACCCAATTCGACAGTTAGACACAGTGAAGGAGGGTTTCCAA GAAAGCACATTTATAGAGCAAGTGGTGGAAGATGAAAGTCAAATGGAAG AGTTCTGA